TCCAGCCGGGCCACGTCCACCAGGGCGGCCCCGTCGTCGCGGACGAAGGCGAAGGTGGCCGCCACCGGCAGCGGCTCCGAGATTCCGCTCGACTCGATGAGCAGATGGTCGAAACGGCCCTCGCGGGCCAGCTGTTCGACCTCTTCCAGCAGATCGTCGCGCAGGGTGCAGCAGATGCACCCGTTGGTCATCTCGACGAGCCGCTCCTCGGTCCGCGACAGCGCCGCCTCGCCGTCGCGGACCAGGGCCGCGTCGATGTTGACCTCGCTCATGTCGTTGACGATGACCGCGACCCGCAGACCGTCCCGGCCCGCCAGGACATGGTTGAGCAGCGTGGTCTTGCCGGCTCCGAGGAACCCGGACAGGACGGTGACGGGCAGTCGTTCGTACGGCATCCCGGTCGTCCTCAGTCCTCGGGGCGCAGCAGGCCGCGCTCGTACGCCCTGACCAGGTGCCGGGGCACGAGGCGGCGGACCCCGTCGACCGTCACCGGTACGAGCTGCGGGGCGGCGGCCTTCCACTGGGCGCGGCGGTGACGGGTGTTGCTGCGGGACGTCTTCCGCTTGGGCACGGCCATGGCGGATCCTCCTCGGTGCGCTGGGGAGTGGGCACCGAGACGCTATATGAAAATGGATCCCATTAGCAATTGGTGGCGACGGGCGCCGGCCGGGCGTGGCTAGGGTGGGTGGCGTGACCGACAGCAGCGGACGGCCGATCGCCGTGTTCGACCTGGACAACACTCTCGCCGACACGGCCCACCGCCAGCGTTTCCTGGAGCGCCGGCCGCGCGACTGGGACGCGTTCTTCGCCGCCGCGCCGCACGACCCGCCGATCCCGCAGGGCGTTGCGCTGGCGCTGGAGCACGCCGAGGAGTGCGACGTCGTCTACCTCACCGGCCGGCCCGAGCGCTGCCGGCGCG
This window of the Streptomyces sp. NBC_01275 genome carries:
- the rpmF gene encoding 50S ribosomal protein L32, whose protein sequence is MAVPKRKTSRSNTRHRRAQWKAAAPQLVPVTVDGVRRLVPRHLVRAYERGLLRPED